The following proteins are encoded in a genomic region of Kosakonia oryzae:
- the mdcA gene encoding malonate decarboxylase subunit alpha gives MLSGQTPAQVWNTRRSEKQRRLASIPVQGKVLPTGDLVAMLEKLIAPGDRVVLEGNNQKQADFLSRSLAEVNPQKVHDLHMIMPSVGRSEHLDIFEKGIARKLDFSFSGTQSLRISQLLEDGLLEIGAIHTYIELYSRLYVDLCPNVALIAGYKADRKGNLYTGPSTEDTPALVEAAAFRDGIVIAQVNELVDDECDLPRVDIPGSWIDYVVVADKPFFIEPLFTRDPRLIKQEHILMAMMAIKGIYAEHQVQSLNHGIGFNTAAIELLLPTYGEQLGLKGKICKHWTLNPHPTLIPAIESGWVESVHCFGGELGMEEYIRARPDVFFTGSDGSMRSNRAFCQLAGQYAVDMFIGSTLQVDGLANSSTVTRGRLSGFGGAPNMGHDPHGRRHATPAWLNMITEPDPMQRGKKLVVQMVETFQAGAKPTFVEKLDAVEVAKTSGMPLAPVMIYGDDVTHVLTEEGIAYLYRAESIEERRAMVAAVAGITDIGLGVDAKRVAQLRQSGKVVYPEDMGIRRTDATRSLLAASSVADLVEWSGGLYNPPAKFRSW, from the coding sequence ATGTTATCTGGGCAAACGCCAGCACAGGTATGGAACACACGGCGCAGCGAGAAACAGCGTCGCCTGGCGTCCATTCCCGTGCAGGGCAAGGTACTGCCGACCGGCGACCTTGTCGCCATGCTGGAAAAACTGATCGCCCCCGGCGACCGTGTCGTTCTCGAAGGGAACAACCAAAAGCAGGCGGATTTTCTCTCCCGCTCGCTCGCTGAAGTTAATCCGCAGAAAGTGCACGACCTGCATATGATTATGCCGAGCGTCGGCCGTAGCGAACATCTTGATATCTTCGAAAAAGGCATCGCTCGCAAGCTCGATTTCTCTTTCTCCGGTACGCAGAGCCTGCGTATTTCGCAGCTACTGGAAGATGGCCTGCTGGAAATCGGCGCCATCCACACTTACATCGAACTTTACTCCCGCCTGTACGTTGACCTGTGTCCGAACGTGGCGCTGATCGCCGGTTACAAAGCCGACCGTAAAGGTAACCTCTACACCGGCCCAAGCACCGAAGATACGCCAGCGCTGGTGGAAGCGGCCGCATTCCGCGATGGCATTGTTATTGCCCAGGTCAACGAACTGGTGGATGACGAATGCGATCTGCCGCGCGTCGATATCCCTGGCTCGTGGATCGATTACGTGGTGGTGGCGGACAAACCATTCTTTATCGAACCGTTGTTTACCCGCGATCCGCGTCTGATCAAGCAAGAACACATCCTGATGGCGATGATGGCGATCAAAGGCATCTACGCAGAACATCAGGTGCAGTCGCTGAACCACGGTATCGGTTTCAATACGGCGGCGATTGAACTCCTGCTGCCAACCTACGGCGAACAGCTCGGTCTGAAAGGCAAAATCTGTAAACACTGGACGCTGAACCCGCATCCGACGCTGATCCCGGCGATTGAGAGCGGCTGGGTGGAAAGCGTGCACTGCTTCGGCGGCGAACTGGGGATGGAAGAGTATATTCGCGCGCGTCCGGACGTCTTCTTCACCGGTTCTGACGGCTCAATGCGTTCCAACCGTGCGTTCTGCCAGTTAGCGGGCCAGTACGCGGTGGATATGTTTATCGGCTCCACGTTACAGGTTGATGGGCTGGCGAACTCCTCCACGGTTACCCGCGGTCGTCTTTCCGGCTTCGGCGGCGCGCCAAATATGGGGCATGACCCGCACGGTCGTCGCCATGCAACACCTGCCTGGCTGAACATGATCACCGAACCGGATCCGATGCAACGCGGTAAAAAACTGGTCGTGCAGATGGTCGAAACCTTCCAGGCCGGGGCGAAACCGACTTTTGTGGAAAAACTCGACGCTGTTGAAGTGGCGAAAACCTCCGGCATGCCGCTGGCACCCGTCATGATCTATGGCGATGACGTGACTCACGTACTGACCGAAGAGGGGATCGCTTACCTCTATCGTGCAGAAAGCATCGAAGAGCGCCGAGCGATGGTAGCGGCGGTGGCCGGTATCACCGATATCGGTCTGGGTGTTGACGCCAAACGCGTGGCGCAACTTCGTCAGAGCGGCAAAGTAGTTTACCCGGAAGATATGGGCATTCGTCGTACTGACGCTACCCGTTCGTTGCTGGCAGCCAGCAGCGTGGCGGACCTGGTGGAATGGTCCGGCGGTCTTTACAACCCACCTGCGAAATTCCGGAGCTGGTAA
- a CDS encoding triphosphoribosyl-dephospho-CoA synthase — protein MKLLPRIEAEGGADWLARAATQSLIDEARLSPKPGLVDSRGKGAHHDLTLELMERSAHSLTPTFQALAQQSWLRPVDVALRQTIGRLGREGEQQMMAATGGVNTHRGAIWALGLLVSAVAMLGGSGSAEAITATAAKLAQLPDEAAPKVFSKGLRATHRYRVPGAREEAQQAFPHIMKLALPQLQQSRQRGGNETAARLDALMAIMTSLSDTCVLSRAGLEGLETMRTGARHVLQAGGVAHPHGWQALADLDRQMLALNASPGGAADLLAATLFLDRLTTPYLAN, from the coding sequence ATGAAACTTCTGCCACGGATTGAAGCTGAAGGCGGTGCCGATTGGCTGGCGCGAGCCGCCACACAGAGTCTGATTGACGAAGCACGATTAAGCCCCAAGCCCGGTCTGGTGGACAGTCGGGGGAAGGGTGCGCACCACGATTTAACGCTTGAACTGATGGAGCGTTCCGCGCACAGCCTGACCCCCACGTTTCAGGCGCTGGCGCAACAGAGCTGGTTACGGCCGGTGGATGTGGCGCTCAGACAAACCATCGGGCGATTGGGCCGTGAAGGCGAGCAGCAGATGATGGCAGCAACCGGCGGTGTGAATACACACCGTGGGGCTATTTGGGCGCTGGGGTTGCTGGTTAGCGCTGTCGCCATGCTCGGCGGCAGCGGTTCGGCTGAGGCGATCACCGCCACCGCCGCAAAGCTGGCGCAACTGCCGGACGAGGCCGCGCCGAAAGTGTTCAGTAAAGGCCTGCGCGCCACCCACCGTTATCGGGTGCCCGGCGCGCGCGAAGAAGCGCAGCAGGCGTTTCCACACATCATGAAGCTGGCGCTGCCGCAGTTGCAGCAAAGCCGCCAGCGCGGCGGCAACGAAACTGCCGCACGGCTGGATGCGTTGATGGCGATCATGACCTCGCTCAGCGACACCTGTGTTTTATCGCGCGCCGGTCTGGAAGGGCTGGAGACGATGCGCACAGGCGCACGGCATGTGTTGCAGGCAGGCGGTGTTGCCCATCCGCACGGCTGGCAAGCGCTGGCTGACCTCGACAGGCAAATGCTGGCGCTGAACGCTTCACCCGGCGGCGCGGCGGATTTACTGGCCGCCACACTGTTTCTCGATCGCCTGACCACGCCTTATTTAGCGAATTAA
- the mdcC gene encoding malonate decarboxylase acyl carrier protein, with product MEHITITVPAGRVLRGKALAGVVGSGDMEVLFTADQGQTLTIDITTSVDNSRGRWEALFTRLGLVSTLPAGQLVIHDFGATPGVARIRIEQVFEEVSYA from the coding sequence ATGGAACATATCACGATCACTGTGCCTGCCGGCCGCGTATTGCGCGGTAAAGCACTGGCAGGCGTTGTAGGCTCCGGGGATATGGAGGTGTTATTCACCGCCGACCAGGGGCAGACACTGACAATCGATATCACCACCTCCGTGGACAACAGCCGTGGACGTTGGGAAGCGCTGTTCACCCGTCTGGGGCTGGTCAGCACGCTGCCCGCTGGCCAGCTTGTGATTCACGATTTCGGCGCGACGCCCGGTGTGGCGCGCATCCGTATCGAACAGGTATTCGAAGAGGTGAGCTATGCGTGA